GCGCCGAGGGGTCAGGACAGCGGCAGGCCCTGGGCGGTCCAGCGGTCGCCGACCTGCTCGACGACGAGCGGGAGACCGAAGCAACGGGAGAGGTTGCGGGAGGACAGTTCCAGCTCGATCGGGCCGGCGGCGAGGACCTTGCCCTGGCGGATCATGAGGACGTGGGTGAAGCCCGGGGCGATCTCCTCGACATGGTGCGTGACCATGATCATCGAGGGGGCGATGGGGTCGCGGGCGAGCCGGCCGAGGCGGCGGACCAGGTCTTCGCGGCCGCCGAGGTCGAGGCCGGCGGCGGGCTCGTCGAGCAGGAGCAGCTCGGGGTCGGTCATCAGGGCGCGGGCGATCAGGGTGCGCTTGCGCTCGCCCTCGGAGAGGGTGCCGAACTTCCGGTCGAGGTAGTCGGTCATGCCGAGGCGGTCGAGGAAGGCGCGGGCGCGCTGCTCGTCGACCTCGTCGTACTCCTCGTGCCAGCCCGCGGTCATGCCGTAGGCGGCGGTGAGGACGGTCTGGAGGACGGTCTGGCTCTTGGGGAGCTTCTCGGTCATGGCGACGCCGGCCATGCCGATGCGCGGGCGCAGCTCGAAGACGTCGACCTTGCCGAGGGTGTCGCCGAGGATGGTGGCGGTGCCCTTGCTGGGGAAGAGGTAGCTGGAGGCGACGTTCAGGAGGGTGGTCTTGCCGGCGCCGTTGGGGCCGAGGATGACCCAGCGCTCACCCTCCTTCACCGACCAGGAGACCTGGTCCACGAGAGCCCGGCCCTCGCGGACCACGGATACGTCCTGAAGCTCCAGAACATCACTCATGAGCGCGTTGTCTCCCCTTGCAGTGTGCCGGTGTCGGCTGTCGCATTCGCCAGTGGGTCGGTCCGCCGCGCCGGTGGGCGCAGTCCCTCATGAAATCTACGCCACGAGTACGCGGGTCCATTCCTTCGGTCCGGTCCTTAGGGTGGGGGCATGCTTTTGGAACCGCGTTCAGGACGCCTTGCCGCTTGGGGAAATGCCCTTTTGGCCGGACTTGTCTCGCCGGATGACGCCGTGCTCGCCATTGTGGGCGAGGACACGGTGCACCGGGTTGAGGGGCTGCCCGGGGAGTCCGCGCCGGTCGGGCTCACGCTCGCGCTCGGGCGGCTGCGCACGCTGGGGGTGACCGGGCTGCGGGTGGCGCTGCCCGCGCCGGGGCATCCGCTGGGTCTGAGCGGGCCCCCGGAGTTCAATGCGCGGGCC
The genomic region above belongs to Streptomyces sp. CG1 and contains:
- a CDS encoding ABC transporter ATP-binding protein, translated to MSDVLELQDVSVVREGRALVDQVSWSVKEGERWVILGPNGAGKTTLLNVASSYLFPSKGTATILGDTLGKVDVFELRPRIGMAGVAMTEKLPKSQTVLQTVLTAAYGMTAGWHEEYDEVDEQRARAFLDRLGMTDYLDRKFGTLSEGERKRTLIARALMTDPELLLLDEPAAGLDLGGREDLVRRLGRLARDPIAPSMIMVTHHVEEIAPGFTHVLMIRQGKVLAAGPIELELSSRNLSRCFGLPLVVEQVGDRWTAQGLPLS